Proteins from one Amycolatopsis benzoatilytica AK 16/65 genomic window:
- the mltG gene encoding endolytic transglycosylase MltG, with amino-acid sequence MPPDPRFAEASMPRDPRFAEASMPSDPRFAEASMPRDPRFQDGSAPQRFADASMPRDPRRPPRRPPVEDPTEVIPTVPAAALEPDHPAEQPIDDLFDDDYDGYDEHDGYQDDYDDGYEGYDEEAYDDHDDEPPADEPPAKKPRKKRKRAFGWIAAVLVLVLLSGGAWFGYQKIFGYADFDGSGQGDALVQVEAGDTTSAIGAKLTDAGVVASSRAFVKAGADNAALSRIQQGYYLMRQHMSGASAVELITAPTARVGKLEIRPYTQFDDIKQPDGKVTPGVFSLLAKASCATMNGTSTCLTTDQLRKAVADADLKTLGVPDWALNDAGKALTKDKRLEGLIAPGVYDVKPGWTATELITDLVKQSADSIQAAGLSQQTTGPGMTPYQTLIIASLIEREAIKPDFGKISRVIYNRLANHTKLQLDSTVNYVLDQPTLLTKKEDRAKAGPYNTYDIAGLPPTPIAVSSPDAIKAALSPTPGDWMFFVKCEKDGHSCFAVTNDDHERNKQLAQKNGAY; translated from the coding sequence ATGCCGCCGGATCCGCGGTTCGCCGAGGCGTCCATGCCGCGCGATCCCCGCTTCGCCGAAGCTTCGATGCCGTCGGATCCGCGGTTCGCCGAAGCTTCGATGCCTCGTGACCCGCGGTTCCAGGACGGTTCGGCACCGCAGCGGTTCGCGGACGCGTCCATGCCGCGCGACCCGCGCCGCCCGCCGCGCCGCCCGCCGGTCGAGGACCCCACCGAGGTGATCCCGACCGTGCCGGCCGCCGCGCTCGAACCGGACCACCCGGCTGAGCAGCCGATCGACGACCTGTTCGACGACGATTACGACGGCTACGACGAGCACGACGGCTACCAGGACGATTACGACGACGGCTACGAGGGCTACGACGAAGAGGCGTACGACGACCACGACGACGAGCCGCCCGCCGACGAGCCGCCGGCGAAGAAGCCGCGCAAGAAGCGCAAGCGCGCGTTCGGCTGGATCGCCGCGGTGCTCGTGCTGGTCCTGCTGAGCGGCGGGGCCTGGTTCGGCTACCAGAAGATCTTCGGCTACGCGGACTTCGACGGTTCCGGCCAAGGCGACGCGCTCGTGCAGGTCGAGGCCGGGGACACGACGTCCGCGATCGGCGCGAAGCTCACCGACGCCGGCGTGGTCGCCAGCTCCCGCGCGTTCGTGAAGGCCGGTGCGGACAACGCCGCGCTGAGCCGGATCCAGCAGGGCTACTACCTGATGCGCCAGCACATGTCCGGCGCGAGCGCGGTCGAGCTGATCACCGCGCCGACGGCCCGGGTCGGCAAGCTGGAGATCCGGCCCTACACCCAGTTCGACGACATCAAGCAGCCGGACGGCAAGGTCACCCCTGGCGTGTTCAGCCTGCTGGCGAAGGCGTCCTGCGCGACGATGAACGGCACCAGCACCTGCCTGACCACCGACCAGCTGCGCAAGGCGGTCGCGGATGCGGACCTCAAGACGCTCGGCGTGCCGGACTGGGCGCTGAACGACGCGGGCAAGGCGCTGACGAAGGACAAGCGGCTCGAAGGGCTGATCGCGCCCGGCGTTTACGACGTGAAGCCGGGCTGGACCGCGACCGAGCTGATCACCGACCTGGTGAAGCAGTCGGCCGATTCGATCCAGGCGGCCGGGCTCAGCCAGCAGACCACCGGGCCGGGCATGACGCCGTACCAGACGCTGATCATCGCGTCGCTCATCGAGCGCGAGGCGATCAAGCCGGACTTCGGCAAGATTTCGCGGGTCATCTACAACCGGCTGGCCAACCACACGAAGCTGCAGCTCGACTCCACCGTCAACTACGTGCTGGACCAGCCGACTCTGCTGACCAAGAAGGAAGACCGGGCGAAGGCCGGGCCGTACAACACCTACGACATCGCGGGCCTGCCGCCGACGCCGATCGCGGTGTCGAGCCCGGACGCGATCAAGGCCGCGCTGAGCCCGACGCCGGGGGACTGGATGTTCTTCGTGAAGTGCGAGAAGGACGGCCATTCCTGCTTCGCGGTCACGAACGACGACCACGAACGCAACAAGCAGCTGGCGCAGAAGAATGGCGCCTACTGA